TGGCCGTCCAGGCCCTCGGCAAACTCGATCGGCGAGCTGCGCCGGTAGGCCTCCGGGTCGATCGCGGGTGTGTTGAGGATGTTCGAGGTGTAGAAGTGGTTGTAGTGCGCCCAGTCGGTCACCGGCCTGAGTGCGGCACCCGCCTGGAAGACCTCGGGCGCCTTGAACATCGCCATGAAGGCCATGAAGCCGCCGTAGGAGCCGCCGTAGACGCCGATGCGTTCGCGGTCGGCGTCGTGGTTGTCGACCAGCCAGTCGACGCCGTCGATCAAGTCCTCGAGCTCGGGCGTGCCCATCTGGCGATAGATTGCCGTGCGCCAGTCGCGCCCGTAGCCGGCGCTGGCGCGGAAATCCATGTCGAGCACGTGGTAGCCGCGCTCGGTGAGCAGATTGTGAAACATCTGCTCGCGAAAGTAGTTCGGATAGCGCGACCAGGTGTTCTGCAGATAGCCGGCGCCGTGGACGAACAGCACGACCGGGTATTGCTCGCCCCCGTGGGCGGGTTCGCCGCGCGCCGGGTAGAACTTCGACCAGACCGGGCGGTCGACGTGGCTCGAGGGCACGCCAACGATCTCGGGCTGCTGCCACTCGATCGCCTTGAACCGCTCGCCGCGCGTGTCGGTCAGGGGATCGAGCTCGCCGGTGTGGAGATCCACCAGGGCGGCCTGTGGGGGCAGGTAGGCCTCGGAATAGCGCACCAGCGCCTGCTCGCTCGCGCCCGGCATGACGGTGAAGGACTCGATGCCCTTGTGTTCAGTGATGCGCTCGAGCTCGTCGCCAACCAGGTCCAGGCGGTAGAGGTCGTATGCGGTCGGATGGGAACGGTTGGCCAGCATCAGCACTGCCGCCCCGTCCGCGTTGATGACCGGGGAGTCGACCTCGAACGCTCCGTGCGTGTGCTGTCGAGGTGAACCGCTGCGTGCGCCCACCGTGTAGAAATGACTGTAGCCGGATTCCTCCGACAAGAACCACAGCGTTTCTGAGTCCGGCAGCCAGCCGAACTGGTTGAACGACCAGTTGATCCATGCCGCGTCGGTCAAGCGATGGCGATGCTCCAGAACCGGTACTTCGGCACTGACGTCGACCACGGCCAGCCAGCGATCCTTGTTGTCGATCGCGCGCAGCTGCACGGCCGCCAACTTGCCTTCGGCGTGCCATTCGATACTGTCGATGTTGATCTCGCGCAGCTCGTCTTCGCCGATTGGGTCGATACCCTGTTCCTGTTTGAGTTCGGCCAGCGGATCGCTGTCGATGCCCGGCAGATGCCCGAAGTCCAGTTCGTGTTTTGCCCGGTTGTCCAGATCAAGCAGCCAGAGCTGGCCGGGCGCCGGCGGATTGCGGCCCACGCGCGTGCGCACGTCCTCGACGTCGATATAGCCTGACTGCGTGACGTAGTGGGGCATTCGGCCGTCCTTGCCCTCGTCATGGCCGGCCGTCTGAACGGCCAGCAACAGCCAGCGGCCGTTTGGCGACAGGGCCGAGGCGCCGGGTTCCATGTCCGCGCCCAGGTACCAGGGAGCAACCGAGCGACTGGTGTCTTCGGCTGCTGCCTTCTCGGCCTCGCTGCGCGCTTCCCGCTTGTCTTCGACCTGGTCGCGCAGGCTTTCAAACAGACGCAGCTGCATTCGGGCCAGGTTGTCGTCGGGCTCGGCATCCGGCTCGTCTTCGAAGCGCAGGTCGGTCACCGGCCAGCTCAGGCGATCGACCAGGTCGTGGACCCACCACTGGCTGCCGCGGAGAAAGACAACTCGTTCACCTTCGGGGCTGAAAACCGGCGCGCTGTCGGTTGCGCTGTCACGGGTGAGCTGCACCAGATTCCCGTCGCCGGGCTGACGGACAAACAGGTTGCCGTTGCGCACGAACACGAAGCGCCCGGTCTGCGGGTGGTAGACCGGGTTGGCACCGTCGATGCCGGCCTGTTCGGCGTAATCGACCAGATGATCCTCACCGCTGGCCAGGTCGATACGACGGATGTCTCGAAGTTCGCTGTCTTTGCGCTCGACGAGATAGTAGATCGCTTCACCATCGAGCTGCCACCAGGTCTGTTCGACCGGCGGCCCGATCCACTGCGGGTCGGCCATGATCTGTTTCAGCGAGGGAGTCTGGGCAATCGCCGACAGCGGCGCCAGGAGCATCAGAACGATCGTGATTGGTCTGGACTTCATTGGATTCGCGAACGATGGATTGACCGGGCGCGCTCCGCCCACAAGGCAGGGACCGCCGCCGGTTGGTCAGGATACAGCAGATCGACCGCGCTCAGGCAAGCGCTTCACGCCGCCGGAAAGCAAGTTACAATTTCGTGACAATGGAGGGAGTTGCGATTGCATGGAACAGGCAGCTGGCTGGTTGCAGCCTGCGGCAGCACTGGTCACCGGCTATCCGTATCTGGTCTTGTTTGTGGGCCTGCTGCTGGTCGGGGAGGTGGTGCTGCTGCCGGCACTTTTCCTGGCGTCGACGGGGCGGCTGGACTGGTTGTGGGTGATCCTGGTCGCGATTGTCGCAACGGTGCTATCCGATCTGGCCTGGTACCTGCTCGGCCGTTGGTACCCGGCGCGAATGCTTGATCGCCTGCGTGAGCGGCAGCCGCCGGATCGCGTCGAGCGTCTCGAAGTGCTGTTCCGGCGCCAGGGCCCCAGGTTGCTCTACCTGTCAAAGTTTGTCTATGGCACCCGCATCGTTGCCCAGGTGCTGGCTGGCGCGCTCAATATGCGCTTCGGCCTCTACATATCGGTCAACCTGCTCGGCGTGGTCACGGTGGTGTTGTGCCTGGCCGGCCTGTCGTGGGCGGTGGTCGGATCGGCGCGACAGCTGGAAGAACTGCTGCAGCACATCGAGCTTGCCTTCCTGCTGTTGCTGCTGGCCGCGGCGTCGGCTTACCTGACTTTCGGGCAATGGGTGAGGCAGCGATGGTTTCGGTAGTCATCGCGGCCTACAACGAGGCGGCGACTGTTGCCGAATGCGTGCGCTCGGTGATCGGGCACCCGCAAGTCAACGAGGTGGTCGTGGTCGATGACGGTTCGAGTGATGCGACCTCGGCCCGCGCGCAGGATGCCGGCGCGACCGTCGTCCGGCTGTCGGGCAACCGCGGCAAGGCCGCGGCGCTGGATGCAGGCGTGGCAGCTGCGCAGGGTAGTATCCTGCTGTTTCTGGATGCCGACGTGACCGGGCTCACGCCGGCCGCCGTATCCCGCATCCTTCATCCGGTGCTGGCCGGTGAAGTCGATCTGCACGTCGGCATCCGGGCACGCAAGACGTTGTGGCTCAATCGCCTGCTGCACGTGTTCCCGATCATCGGCGGCGAGCGCGCGCTGACGCGCCAGTTGTGGCAAATGGTGCCCGAGCGGCACAAGCGCGGCTTCCGCATCGAGATTGCCCTGAACCACACCGCGAAGCGGCGCGGCAACGGCATGGACTTCGCGCTGATCGAAGGACTGACCCATCGCACCAAGGAACGCAAGCTGGGTCTCTGGCGCGGAGTCCGGCTGCGCATGCGCATGATCGGCCAGCTTGTTGCGGTTACCTGGAGTCTCTATGTCGTTGAAGGCCTGCGCGAGCGTATCGGGTCAGGCCGGCGCGGCGCGGTTCGCGATCGCGGTTGATGACGGCCACCGGGCCCGGTCCGGAGTCGTCGCGTCCGGCCAGGGGGTGCCGCGCCCGGTCAGGGTCAGTGCCGGGCGCTGTGCCCGAGGTCCGGTGGCCTTGTCTTGATACCGCCATGAAAAAGGCATACAGTGAACCCGACTCGATCGATGGTCCGAGGATCTGCCCATGCACTGGCATCGTTGGTTCGCGGCGTGTCCTGCCGCACTTTTGCTTTGTTCTGTCGGCGCGATGGCGCAGCCGGCGTCCGCTCAGACACAGGCCGACGCCGCCAGCACGGTCTGGAAGCCGGCCAGTGCCGTCGCTCAACTGTCGGGCAGCTGGGCCGACCAGGGCCCCGGTCCGGCAACGGATGGTCAGGTCGAAAACGTCACGCCAAACGACGAAGTGGTCGGCGCCGTGGAGGCCGTCGTCGCTCATCCGGCCGACGCGGACACCCTGTGGATTGGCGGCGTGAACGCCGGTATCTGGAAGACCACCAATGCAACGGCAAGCAGTCCGAACTGGGTTCATCTGACCGATGACAAGTCATCGCTGTCGATCGGTGGCCTGGATCTCGATCCTACCGACGCCAGTCACCAGACCCTGCTGGCCGGGATTGGCCGCTTCTCCAGCCTGGGCCGCACCGGTGGTGAGCGCATCGGTCTGTTGCGCACCACCGATGGCGGGTCGAGCTGGACCTTGCTTGACGGCGGCGGCACCCTCACCGGCAAGAACATCGCGGCGGTGGCTGCGCGAGGCAGCACCTTGCTGGCGGCAGTCAATGTTGCCGACAGTTTTACCTATTCCAATATCGGCATCTTCCGCTCCACCGATGGCGGCAGCAGCTTCACGCAGATTTCCTCCGGTGACGGCACGGCCACGGGCCTGCCCGGGGGCGTGACCCATGATCTGGCCGGCGATCCGTCCAACACTGCCCGTTTCTACACCAGCGTGACGTTTGCCGGTGGTGTTGGTGGCAGCAATGGCGTGTATCGCAGCGACGATACCGGTGCGACCTGGTCCAAGGTATCCGATGCCGCCATGGATGCGCTGATCGTCGACGGCCTGGCGAATATCGAGATTTCGGTGGGCAGCAGCAGCAACGTCTACGTGGGCATTGTCGGCAGTGACGGTGAGCTTGACGGCGTGTTTCGATCCGGCAACGGCGGCAGCAGCTGGACGGCCATGGACCTGCCCGAGACCACCGAAGGAGGCGGGGCCATTTTCGGCGTCCATCCCGGCGGGCAGGGCGCCATCCACTTCTCGATTCTGGCCGACCCGGGCAATGCCGACATCGTCTACATCGGCGGTGACCGTCAGCCGTTTTTCAGTGAAGGGGGCGGAGCCGGTTTCTGGCCGAACTCGATCGGTGCCAACGATTTCTCCGGGCGGCTGTTCCGTGGCGATGCCTCGCAGCCGGGCGGCTCGCAGTGGACGCCGCTGACCCACTCGGGTACGGCCAGCAACTCCTCGCCGCATGCCGATTCCCGCGAAATGACTTTCGATGCTGCCGGCAACCTCATCGAGGTAGACGATGGCGGTATCTACAAGCGCACCTCGCCGCAGCTGGGTAGCGGAGACTGGTTTTCGATCAATGGTGATCTGCAGTCGACCGAATACCACGGGATTGCCTACGACCAGGTATCCGGAATTGTTTTTGGCGGCGCGCAGGACACCGGATCGACCGAGCAGGTAGCCACTGGCAGCAAGACGTTCCGCAGCATCTCGACGGCAGACGGCGGCGACGTGGCCGTCGATGATCATTCCTCGGCCAGCCAGTCGACGCGCTACACCAGTTTTCAGTTTCTGAGCGCTTTCCGGCGGCGCATCGTCAATGCGTCCAACGTGGTCACGGGCACGGCATTCCCTACTCTGACGCCTATCGGCGGCAGCCCGGCTCTTGATGCGCAGTTCTATACGCCGATCATGGTCAACACAGTGTCCGGGGATCGCCTCCTGATCGGTGCCGATAACGGTCTCTACGAGTCGCTTGATCGCGGCGATACAATCACCCGGATCGGTGCGGGAATCAAGGTCAACGCCTTTGTCGGGGATCCCATCATCTATGGTGTGCCTGGCAATGCCGATCTGATCTATGTCGCCGATGACGGTTCGCTCTACCGGCGAACCGCCGCGCCGGGCGCTGGCCTGACGCTGGTGACCTCGCCGACCAGTCTGGTGATCAATGATCTGGCGATCGAGGGCGCCAGTCCTGACAACCTGTTTGCGGTGGACACAGGTGGCGTTTATCGATCCACCAACGCGGCCAGCTCCTGGTCGACCGTCACCGGCAATCTGAGCTCGCTTGATCCCGGACGATTGCG
This DNA window, taken from Pseudomonadota bacterium, encodes the following:
- a CDS encoding DedA family protein is translated as MEQAAGWLQPAAALVTGYPYLVLFVGLLLVGEVVLLPALFLASTGRLDWLWVILVAIVATVLSDLAWYLLGRWYPARMLDRLRERQPPDRVERLEVLFRRQGPRLLYLSKFVYGTRIVAQVLAGALNMRFGLYISVNLLGVVTVVLCLAGLSWAVVGSARQLEELLQHIELAFLLLLLAAASAYLTFGQWVRQRWFR
- a CDS encoding glycosyltransferase family 2 protein; translated protein: MVSVVIAAYNEAATVAECVRSVIGHPQVNEVVVVDDGSSDATSARAQDAGATVVRLSGNRGKAAALDAGVAAAQGSILLFLDADVTGLTPAAVSRILHPVLAGEVDLHVGIRARKTLWLNRLLHVFPIIGGERALTRQLWQMVPERHKRGFRIEIALNHTAKRRGNGMDFALIEGLTHRTKERKLGLWRGVRLRMRMIGQLVAVTWSLYVVEGLRERIGSGRRGAVRDRG
- a CDS encoding prolyl oligopeptidase family serine peptidase codes for the protein MKSRPITIVLMLLAPLSAIAQTPSLKQIMADPQWIGPPVEQTWWQLDGEAIYYLVERKDSELRDIRRIDLASGEDHLVDYAEQAGIDGANPVYHPQTGRFVFVRNGNLFVRQPGDGNLVQLTRDSATDSAPVFSPEGERVVFLRGSQWWVHDLVDRLSWPVTDLRFEDEPDAEPDDNLARMQLRLFESLRDQVEDKREARSEAEKAAAEDTSRSVAPWYLGADMEPGASALSPNGRWLLLAVQTAGHDEGKDGRMPHYVTQSGYIDVEDVRTRVGRNPPAPGQLWLLDLDNRAKHELDFGHLPGIDSDPLAELKQEQGIDPIGEDELREINIDSIEWHAEGKLAAVQLRAIDNKDRWLAVVDVSAEVPVLEHRHRLTDAAWINWSFNQFGWLPDSETLWFLSEESGYSHFYTVGARSGSPRQHTHGAFEVDSPVINADGAAVLMLANRSHPTAYDLYRLDLVGDELERITEHKGIESFTVMPGASEQALVRYSEAYLPPQAALVDLHTGELDPLTDTRGERFKAIEWQQPEIVGVPSSHVDRPVWSKFYPARGEPAHGGEQYPVVLFVHGAGYLQNTWSRYPNYFREQMFHNLLTERGYHVLDMDFRASAGYGRDWRTAIYRQMGTPELEDLIDGVDWLVDNHDADRERIGVYGGSYGGFMAFMAMFKAPEVFQAGAALRPVTDWAHYNHFYTSNILNTPAIDPEAYRRSSPIEFAEGLDGHLLIAHGMLDSNVFYQDSVRLAQRLIELEKDHWELASYPMEGHGFARPDSWRDEYWRILNLFERTIGRE
- a CDS encoding RTX toxin, translating into MHWHRWFAACPAALLLCSVGAMAQPASAQTQADAASTVWKPASAVAQLSGSWADQGPGPATDGQVENVTPNDEVVGAVEAVVAHPADADTLWIGGVNAGIWKTTNATASSPNWVHLTDDKSSLSIGGLDLDPTDASHQTLLAGIGRFSSLGRTGGERIGLLRTTDGGSSWTLLDGGGTLTGKNIAAVAARGSTLLAAVNVADSFTYSNIGIFRSTDGGSSFTQISSGDGTATGLPGGVTHDLAGDPSNTARFYTSVTFAGGVGGSNGVYRSDDTGATWSKVSDAAMDALIVDGLANIEISVGSSSNVYVGIVGSDGELDGVFRSGNGGSSWTAMDLPETTEGGGAIFGVHPGGQGAIHFSILADPGNADIVYIGGDRQPFFSEGGGAGFWPNSIGANDFSGRLFRGDASQPGGSQWTPLTHSGTASNSSPHADSREMTFDAAGNLIEVDDGGIYKRTSPQLGSGDWFSINGDLQSTEYHGIAYDQVSGIVFGGAQDTGSTEQVATGSKTFRSISTADGGDVAVDDHSSASQSTRYTSFQFLSAFRRRIVNASNVVTGTAFPTLTPIGGSPALDAQFYTPIMVNTVSGDRLLIGADNGLYESLDRGDTITRIGAGIKVNAFVGDPIIYGVPGNADLIYVADDGSLYRRTAAPGAGLTLVTSPTSLVINDLAIEGASPDNLFAVDTGGVYRSTNAASSWSTVTGNLSSLDPGRLRALQFVPGADAALVVGADRGIYVAYQSDGFAIWSKLGGTGLPNAPVFELDYSAQDGVLVAGLLGRGAWILEQAGDVIFADRFD